In Hyla sarda isolate aHylSar1 chromosome 12, aHylSar1.hap1, whole genome shotgun sequence, a genomic segment contains:
- the LOC130296677 gene encoding protein spinster homolog 1-like: MASPQDPLLKEEEAMEDHSDMDVEKGDIPERQNLPSLSVMSTARSIITVVILAFVNLLIYANRSSVAGVLPYIQKAYDTNASLSGLLNTLFIGSYVLVAPIAGYLGDHCNKKYTVCAGVIVWLSMTLTLSFIPDGYFLLFLLTSGLVGAGEATFCTIAPSIIADLFTSDQRTRMLNVFYSVIPVGCGLGYIIGPKVTDAARGDWHWAFRVTPGLGLIAVALMILVTKELPRTTTNGKKNNKSQKFAKWATDLKKLFKNRSFMLTTMGSTAVSFIVGAIGVWGPSYLTHARTLLQEKDPCRAEPCDYHDILIFGVVTVVSGILGVVAGTEISKRYRKSNPRADPLVCGCAMMLSAPFLLLALTFGNISLVATNIFIFIGETLLSVNFTLISDIILKVVTPWRRSSALAVQMTIYHLLGDAGSPYLIGLISDTYEQGYAKSPLLKYRSLEYALMTCTIMAVIGGAFFMATALYIERDEKEAEMESEPPSSSSSSLLPADEDRASD, from the coding sequence atggcctctccacaagacccattgctgaaggaggaagaagcaatggaggaccatagtgatatggatgtagaaaagggagatatccctgagaggcagaacctgccatctctaagcgtgatgtccaccgcacgttccatcatcaccgtagtgatcctcgcctttgttaatttgctcatctatgcaaatcgctccagcgtggcgggggtgctgccttatatacagaaagcatatgacaccaatgctagtctgtccggcttattgaatacattgttcattggaagctacgtgctggtcgcaccaattgccggatatttgggcgaccactgtaataagaaatatactgtttgcgcaggagtcatcgtttggctgagcatgacacttaccctgtcattcatccctgacgggtacttcctgctcttcctgctgacgagtggactggttggagccggagaggcgactttctgcaccatcgccccctccatcattgcagacctttttacaagtgaccagcggacccgcatgctgaacgtgttttactccgtcatacctgtaggctgcggactaggatacatcatcgggcccaaagtgactgatgcagcaaggggcgattggcactgggcatttcgggtcacccctggcctgggcctcatagctgtggctttgatgattttggtcactaaggagcttccaagaacgactacaaacgggaagaagaacaacaaatcccagaagtttgccaaatgggcgacagatctgaaaaaactatttaaaaatcgaagcttcatgttaaccaccatgggatcgacggctgtatccttcatagtgggagccataggtgtatggggtccgtcatacctgacccacgcacgaacactcctacaagagaaggacccttgccgtgctgaaccgtgtgactatcacgacatcctaatatttggtgtggttacagtcgtttccggcattctgggagttgtagcagggacggagataagtaaaagatatcgcaaatccaacccacgggcggacccgcttgtgtgtggatgcgcgatgatgctctccgccccttttcttctgttggcattgacttttggcaacatcagcctcgttgccaccaacatcttcatcttcatcggagagacgcttctgtcagtaaatttcaccctcatatctgacattatactaaaagtagtaactccgtggaggagatcttcagccctggccgtgcagatgacaatctatcacctcctaggtgacgccggcagcccgtacctcatcggcctgatatctgacacctacgaacaaggatatgccaaatcccctcttctgaaataccgcagcctggagtatgccctcatgacctgcaccataatggcagtcatcggaggggccttcttcatggccacggccctatatatagagagggacgaaaaagaagcagagatggaatcagaacctccgtcatcctcctcctcctcactgcttcctgccgatgaggaccgtgcttcagactga